ACCTTCCATTCTCGCAAGGACCATCGCGACGCCGCACATCCCGACGTTTGAGGCGAAATATTTTTCGCCGTATAACCTGTACTGTTCACCATCCGCGACTGCTTTCACGATATTGGCCCCGACATCCGAACCGCCTTGTCTTTCCGTTAAAAACGTCGCGCCTTCAAATAGTTCCGTATCCACTGTGGCGCAAACATGCGGCGAGAACATATCTTTCACGTCATCGCTCGCATAGTGCTCAAGTAAATAGGCAGTTGCTTGCGTCAACGTCACGGGACAATAAAATCCAGGCTCCGCTTGTGACAGCAAATAGCCTTGTGCGAAGCTATATAAATAGTTCCCTTTATGGCCTAGTTCAGGGATTTCTTTATGGACGTATCCGACAATCCCGGTTCGATAGGTTTCCTTCACCGTTTTCTTATACCCTTCATTCACCCAAATCTCGGAAACATCGTCGCCGTATTTATTGAACTTTTGGAGTCGCGGTTGGCCATCACGGTCCGTATATTTGGCGCGTTCATCGATTTCATTGGCGACTAATGAACCGAATTTTGTTAATTCCTTATGAGCGTACAAATAAAATTCCGGGGACAGTGACTCTTTTAATATTGTTTGGAGCGTCTTATCCTCTTCGTAAAAGTTCAATGGCTTTTTCACTTCAGACGCTTGTTGTAATACCATACTTATTCCTCTCCCTCAGTGGTTGTTTCAGTATTTTTCCGGAAGTATTCCGGTTCCGTGGCAGCGTATCGACTCTCAGCAAACTCTTCTATTAAACTTCTCATTCTCCTCTTGTTACCTCGAAATTAATTATATAGCGAAATGGAATTTCCCACTTATCTTTATTGCACAAAAAAAGAGTATGATATATTAAGAACGTAAGTTCCAAGGCGTTCAATTAATTGGCGGGACAACAAGGGGGGAATGGGGATGGATTTAACTATGAACAATAAAATTTTTCAGGACATTACATCATATACCGAGCAGGTAAAACAAGAGATGCATGCATCAGCTTCTGCGTTGATAATTATGAAAGACAATAAAATAGTACATGAATGGTATTCAGGTACTCATCACTTTGAAAAGGGAGCAAGAAAAATAGATAATTCTTCAAGGTTCAACGTCTATTCGACCAGAGTCACTTATGTTGGCCTCGCAATAGCATTAGCTGTATATGAAGGATTTTTAGGCTTGGATGATAGACTAAGCGATCATTTGAATGAATATGATAGAGAAATTCTTGGGGATACCACCATCAGACATTTATTAACACGTTGTACTGGTTTAAAATTTGAAAATAAAAATGTTAACCGTGTCTTTGATGTAGCAACTAATATTGAAGGAAAAAGACCGGACATTCTAGCGAAAATCTTATACAAAGCTACGGGCAAGACAGTAAATGAAGTTCTATCAAATAGAGTTTTCAAGCCATTAAACTGGAAAAATACCGGGTGGGTCACTGAAGGTGATCATCATTTAGTCTGTGATATAAATTCGTCTGAGAGTTACCCGACATTAAGGATCGGCTCCAATATAGGTGATGAAAGAAATTTATATGTAAGTGCCAGAGAGTTAGCTTTATGGGGAAATTTACATTTATATAGTGGAATGTTTGAAGATAGTGAAATACTCCCTAAAGAAATTTTTGATCTAGCAACTTCAGTTCAAAGTCCGAATACTTTACCAAGCCAACTTCCAAAATTCGGTTTTCTATGGTGGATCAAAGATAGTGAAGTGTCTGTTGATTATAATGAATTAGGTTCAGACTTACCTGATGGCTCATACCAAATACTAGGAGCATCTGGATGTTCCTGCACCGTTATTCCGGAATTCAATGCAGTAGCTGATAGAATGTACAATAGTTTAAATGCTTCTGAAAATCTAGGATTCGATTATGTAAGTGATATTCAAATGTTTGGAAACCTGGTTATTTCAAGTGTAGATAAAATGAAGTTTTATATTAAATAGGAACAGTTACAGGAGGTACTTCATGTATCTCCCCCTACTTTTCGTGAAATAGATTCTTCCCGAAGTGCAAAATTTATTATATCCGCGCATTCGGTACGGATATCAGCAGAAATCCACATTATATCCGCACATTTGAACCGCATATCAGCAGCAATTCACCCTATATCAGCACATTTCACACTTATATCCGCAAAACAGGTCCTTTCTCCTAGATCCGAATGAAAAAAAGGAAGTACAGGATGTACTCCCCTAATTTCCTTATGGAATCAACACCAGTTTCCCCATAGTCTTCCTTCCCTGAAGGTCCCGGTGCGCTTCGGCTGCGTCTTCCAATTTATACGTGCCGCCGATTGTCAGTTCGAGTTCACCGCTGTCGATATAATGAAGCAACTCACTGAAACTTTTTAGATATAACTCTGGTTTATTCACGATTTGCGGCAAGAAGAAGCCAATCACTGATTGATTTTTACGCATCAGTTGCGCTGGATAAAATTGGGCTTGTTCCCCGCTGGCTGCGCCGAATATGACTAATCTGCCGAATGGAGCCAGGCATGTCACTGTTTTATCGAAGATGTCTCCGCCGACCATTTCAAGGGCAACATCCACGCCTTTTCCATCTGTCAGCTGAAGAACTTGTTGTTCCCAATCTTCTTCTGTGTAGTTGACGAGATGATCTGCGCCTAACTTTTCGGCGTGCGCTAGTTTTTCATCACTGCTCGCTGTCGCAATAACTTTTCCGGCGCCAAAAATTTTAGCCAGCTGAACAGAAATTGCGCCTACACCGCCCGCTGCGGCATGAACAAGAACTGTTTCTCCTTTTTCCAGACGTCCCATCGTCTTCAGAATATGATAAGCAGTCTGCCCCTGCAGCGGAAGTGCGACCGCGTCGTTATAATCGACACCATTGGGAATCAGTGCCAATCCCATTTCATGCACTTTCACAAATTCTGCATAAGCGCCCGATTCAATTAACGAAACAATACGCATGCCAGGTATGAAGTGCGTTACATTTTTACCTACTGCGACAATTTCACCTGCGATTTCAGCGCCTGGAATAAACGGCAATTCTGTCGGAACAACATATTTCCCTTCGCGCCGCGCAGTATCTGCATAGTTCACGCCGATTGCTTTCACACTGACCAATACTTCTTGATCACCTATTTCCGGGATTTCTACATCCATATACTTTAAAACTTCTGGTCCGCCGTATTCTTCAAATTGAATGGCTTTCATCATGTTCACTAAATTTCCCCCTTCTGATTTCACAATCCAACCGAAATATATTTAACTTCCAAATACTCGTCCATTCCTTGATGCCCGCCTTCTCTTCCAAGTCCGCTTTGCTTGAATCCGCCGAATGGAGCTTGCGGCGTTGATGGGATGCCGTCGTTCAAGCCGACAATTCCGTATTCTAGTTGTTCGGAAATGTGGATTCCTTTTGTGATGTTTTCTGTGAATACATAGGCTGCAAGGCCATAAATAGAATCATTCGCGCGGCTGATTGCTTCGTCTTCTGTTTTGAATGTTGTAATCGGTGTGACTGGACCGAAAGTTTCGTCTGTCATGCAGATCATATCATCCGATACGCCAGTTAAGATCGTCGGTTCGAAGAAGAGGCCGCCTTTTGCGTTTCCGCCGAGTTCGATTCTCGCGCCTTTTTCTTTCGCATCGTCAACATGTTGCTGGACTTTTTCAATCGCCGCCTCGTCTATTAATGGACCAATGTCGGTACCGTCTTCCAAACCGTTGCCCACTTTTAATGCACTTGCTTTTTCAACGAGCTTCTTCGTAAAGGCATCCGCTATTGATTCGTGAACGTAAACGCGGTTTACACAAACGCAAGTTTGTCCTGCGTTGCGGAATTTGGCTGCGAGCACGCCTTCTGCCGCTTTGTCTAAATCACAGTCTTCGAGAACGATTGCTGGTGCATGGCCCCCGAGTTCGAGTGAAATCTTCTTAACCGTTTCGGCCGCGCCTTTCATGAGTTCTTTCCCGACTTCAGTGGATCCCGTAAATGTCAGTTTTCGTACACGCGTATCTGCGAGCCATGTTTCGCCGATTACTTTTGAATCGCCGGTTACGACATTCAACACGCCTTTTGGAATGCCCGCTTGTTCTGCTAGTTGAACGAGTTTAATAGCCGTTATCGGAGTTAAATTTGCCGGTTTAATGACAA
This genomic window from Sporosarcina sp. Marseille-Q4063 contains:
- a CDS encoding quinone oxidoreductase encodes the protein MKAIQFEEYGGPEVLKYMDVEIPEIGDQEVLVSVKAIGVNYADTARREGKYVVPTELPFIPGAEIAGEIVAVGKNVTHFIPGMRIVSLIESGAYAEFVKVHEMGLALIPNGVDYNDAVALPLQGQTAYHILKTMGRLEKGETVLVHAAAGGVGAISVQLAKIFGAGKVIATASSDEKLAHAEKLGADHLVNYTEEDWEQQVLQLTDGKGVDVALEMVGGDIFDKTVTCLAPFGRLVIFGAASGEQAQFYPAQLMRKNQSVIGFFLPQIVNKPELYLKSFSELLHYIDSGELELTIGGTYKLEDAAEAHRDLQGRKTMGKLVLIP
- a CDS encoding serine hydrolase yields the protein MDLTMNNKIFQDITSYTEQVKQEMHASASALIIMKDNKIVHEWYSGTHHFEKGARKIDNSSRFNVYSTRVTYVGLAIALAVYEGFLGLDDRLSDHLNEYDREILGDTTIRHLLTRCTGLKFENKNVNRVFDVATNIEGKRPDILAKILYKATGKTVNEVLSNRVFKPLNWKNTGWVTEGDHHLVCDINSSESYPTLRIGSNIGDERNLYVSARELALWGNLHLYSGMFEDSEILPKEIFDLATSVQSPNTLPSQLPKFGFLWWIKDSEVSVDYNELGSDLPDGSYQILGASGCSCTVIPEFNAVADRMYNSLNASENLGFDYVSDIQMFGNLVISSVDKMKFYIK
- a CDS encoding NAD-dependent succinate-semialdehyde dehydrogenase, whose protein sequence is MKNYQMIINGENVGENLPVVEVNNPATGEMIATVPRGSAEEAASAVDAAYEAFTKWSKLSAYERSELIRNWYDLIKENTEDLARTMTEEQGKPLTEARGEITYANGFISWYAEEGKRIYGESIPATGQNKRLFVNKQPVGVTAVITPWNFPAAMITRKVGPALAAGCTVVIKPANLTPITAIKLVQLAEQAGIPKGVLNVVTGDSKVIGETWLADTRVRKLTFTGSTEVGKELMKGAAETVKKISLELGGHAPAIVLEDCDLDKAAEGVLAAKFRNAGQTCVCVNRVYVHESIADAFTKKLVEKASALKVGNGLEDGTDIGPLIDEAAIEKVQQHVDDAKEKGARIELGGNAKGGLFFEPTILTGVSDDMICMTDETFGPVTPITTFKTEDEAISRANDSIYGLAAYVFTENITKGIHISEQLEYGIVGLNDGIPSTPQAPFGGFKQSGLGREGGHQGMDEYLEVKYISVGL